One Hydrogenophaga crassostreae genomic region harbors:
- a CDS encoding STAS-like domain-containing protein, producing the protein MSTLTISVAEQFSPAPAGRFLDDGPYPGAAFRDNLLLPAIRTSEKVIVDMEGTELAGSSFLEEAFGGLVRAGFSEEILRKKLELKSPRSSDPIRIWRYIHDAALRCERVH; encoded by the coding sequence ATGAGCACGTTGACAATCTCTGTTGCCGAGCAGTTTTCTCCTGCGCCAGCAGGTCGATTTCTTGACGATGGTCCTTACCCTGGCGCGGCCTTTCGAGACAATTTGCTACTTCCAGCCATTAGGACTAGCGAAAAGGTGATCGTTGATATGGAGGGAACTGAGCTTGCTGGTTCTTCCTTCCTCGAAGAGGCCTTTGGAGGGCTGGTGAGGGCAGGTTTTTCCGAGGAGATCCTTCGGAAGAAACTTGAACTCAAGTCACCTCGAAGCAGTGACCCGATCCGTATATGGAGGTACATCCACGACGCCGCGCTTCGATGCGAGCGAGTTCATTGA
- the greB gene encoding transcription elongation factor GreB — translation MSKAFTRESDAEDDDDAGVPLTPLVAPDGKNYITRPGYERLRGELFTLIDDERPKIVEIVHWAASNGDRSENGDYLYGKKRLREIDRRIRFLTQRLEIAEVVNPSIHFGGDQVFFGATVVVAHADGQETTVTILGVDEVDSAQGQISWVSPLARALLKARLGDAIRLQVPGGTQEMEVVAVDYPAPDA, via the coding sequence ATGAGCAAGGCATTCACCCGCGAGTCCGACGCTGAAGATGACGACGACGCTGGTGTTCCTCTGACGCCTTTGGTGGCGCCCGACGGCAAGAACTACATCACCCGGCCGGGTTACGAACGTTTGCGCGGCGAGTTGTTCACCCTGATCGACGACGAGCGGCCCAAGATCGTTGAGATCGTGCACTGGGCGGCGAGCAATGGCGATCGCTCGGAGAATGGTGACTACCTCTATGGCAAGAAGCGTTTGCGTGAGATAGATCGGCGCATTCGGTTCCTGACCCAGCGTCTGGAGATCGCAGAGGTGGTGAACCCATCAATCCACTTTGGTGGTGACCAGGTGTTCTTTGGCGCCACGGTGGTGGTGGCCCATGCCGATGGGCAAGAGACCACGGTCACGATTTTGGGTGTCGATGAGGTGGACAGTGCTCAGGGGCAGATCAGTTGGGTATCACCGTTGGCGCGGGCCTTGCTCAAAGCGCGACTGGGGGATGCCATTCGCTTGCAAGTGCCGGGGGGCACGCAGGAGATGGAGGTGGTCGCCGTGGACTACCCTGCGCCTGATGCCTGA
- a CDS encoding DUF3429 domain-containing protein yields the protein MSLPIATETDDPRDTALVRTLGQGGLIPFVLLASMLWLVSDHLQAWVAMALVAYAALIVSFLGGIHWGIGWQAGLRERLDKQTPRALHAQRRHFLWGFVPPLLAWPGALMPAFAGLAWLGFLLIIGYLADRALYPRAGLQQWLTLRFRLSTVAALSCFIGAGAL from the coding sequence ATGAGCCTGCCCATTGCCACCGAGACCGACGACCCCCGCGACACCGCCTTGGTCCGCACCTTGGGGCAGGGTGGGCTGATTCCATTTGTGTTGCTGGCGTCCATGCTGTGGCTGGTATCGGACCACCTGCAAGCCTGGGTGGCCATGGCGCTCGTGGCCTATGCGGCCCTGATCGTTTCTTTCCTCGGTGGTATTCACTGGGGCATTGGCTGGCAGGCCGGGTTGCGCGAGCGTCTTGACAAGCAAACGCCTCGCGCCCTGCATGCACAAAGGCGCCATTTCCTCTGGGGCTTCGTACCCCCTTTGCTTGCCTGGCCAGGCGCTTTGATGCCCGCCTTTGCCGGCCTTGCCTGGCTGGGCTTTCTGTTGATCATTGGTTACCTCGCCGATCGCGCGCTCTACCCACGCGCGGGCCTTCAACAGTGGCTCACTTTGCGCTTTCGACTCTCAACCGTGGCAGCACTGAGCTGCTTCATCGGCGCTGGCGCCCTTTGA
- a CDS encoding DUF3460 family protein, which produces MSFFARPHYRSEATQFIDQLKADKPELEQAQRLGRSLLWDKQIDRDFQAQAEAAEVPQRPYVYQTVSDHI; this is translated from the coding sequence ATGTCCTTCTTCGCCCGCCCGCACTACCGCTCTGAAGCGACCCAGTTCATCGACCAGCTCAAAGCCGACAAGCCCGAGCTGGAGCAGGCGCAGCGACTGGGCCGCTCCCTGTTGTGGGACAAGCAGATTGACCGCGACTTCCAGGCCCAGGCAGAAGCCGCAGAAGTGCCACAGCGCCCTTACGTTTATCAAACGGTGTCCGATCACATCTGA
- a CDS encoding SulP family inorganic anion transporter gives MNKTPPLAPFRPRLLQDMRGYTAERFARDAGAGATVGIVALPLAMAFAIASGLNPEAGLWTAIIGGFIVATLGGTSVQIGGPAGAFIVIVYGIVERYGVANLLIATASAGVLLFLLGLFRMGNLVRYVPVSVVIGFTNGIAVLIGLSQLRDLLGLDIAKMPADFFNQILTLAQHLNGLNWYALGLGLACIGGLFLWPRLWAVDSQFRRQLDQIDTVSALRATSRLPAPVVALFTLTLASWYFKLPVETIGTRFGGIPQSTPPFALPAFSWETAKLLVTPTLTIALLGAIESLLCARVADQLSETPKHDPNQELMAQGIANAVVPFFGGMPVTGTIARTVTNIRSGATSPVAGIVHAGTLAAVVLLAAPLAQHIPLAVLAGVLLFVAWNMGEWREFSRLKQFTNHYRLMMVSTFLATVIFDLTVAVELGLVMACVLFVRRQSAIFQAEKIEHSDHTLRYSLYGSLFFGAAAKMDPILAEVGSAKPGVHVELDASRLIALDTTGLDALEQLHKAILKHGGSLSMTGLNPQPKSLIERSGFAAHLHATPGKAERPADR, from the coding sequence ATGAACAAGACCCCTCCGCTTGCGCCGTTCAGGCCGCGTTTGTTGCAAGACATGCGCGGCTACACCGCCGAGCGCTTTGCGCGCGACGCGGGCGCGGGCGCCACAGTCGGCATCGTTGCGCTGCCTCTCGCCATGGCCTTCGCCATTGCCAGCGGACTGAATCCCGAAGCCGGCCTGTGGACAGCCATCATTGGCGGCTTCATCGTTGCCACCCTGGGCGGCACCTCGGTGCAAATCGGCGGCCCGGCCGGCGCCTTCATTGTCATCGTCTACGGCATCGTTGAACGCTACGGGGTCGCCAACCTCTTGATCGCAACGGCCAGCGCAGGCGTGCTGTTGTTTCTGCTGGGCCTGTTTCGCATGGGCAACCTGGTGCGCTATGTGCCGGTGAGCGTGGTGATTGGCTTCACCAACGGCATCGCGGTGTTGATTGGTCTTTCTCAGTTGCGCGATTTGCTCGGCCTCGACATCGCCAAAATGCCGGCCGACTTTTTCAACCAGATTCTCACGCTGGCTCAGCATCTGAATGGGCTCAACTGGTACGCCCTGGGTTTGGGCCTGGCGTGTATCGGCGGCCTGTTTCTCTGGCCGAGGTTGTGGGCGGTGGATTCGCAGTTTCGACGCCAGCTCGATCAAATCGACACCGTGAGTGCGCTGCGCGCCACCTCCAGACTCCCCGCCCCCGTGGTCGCCCTGTTCACCCTGACGCTGGCGTCCTGGTATTTCAAGCTGCCGGTTGAAACCATAGGCACCCGTTTTGGCGGTATCCCCCAAAGCACACCACCCTTCGCGCTGCCCGCTTTTTCCTGGGAGACGGCCAAGCTGCTGGTGACACCCACACTCACCATCGCCCTGCTGGGCGCCATTGAGTCGCTGCTGTGCGCCCGAGTGGCCGACCAGCTCAGCGAGACCCCCAAACACGACCCCAATCAAGAACTCATGGCACAGGGCATCGCCAATGCCGTGGTGCCTTTTTTTGGTGGCATGCCCGTCACCGGAACCATTGCCCGCACAGTCACCAATATCCGCTCAGGCGCCACCTCGCCGGTGGCGGGTATCGTGCACGCTGGCACTTTGGCCGCGGTGGTGTTGCTCGCCGCACCCCTGGCCCAACACATTCCCCTCGCCGTGCTCGCCGGCGTGTTGCTCTTCGTGGCCTGGAACATGGGGGAATGGCGCGAGTTCAGCCGGTTGAAGCAATTCACCAACCACTACCGGCTGATGATGGTGTCCACCTTCCTCGCCACCGTGATCTTCGACCTCACTGTCGCCGTTGAGCTGGGCCTGGTGATGGCCTGCGTGCTGTTCGTTCGGCGCCAGAGCGCCATCTTTCAAGCCGAGAAAATTGAACACAGCGACCACACCCTGCGCTACTCGCTCTACGGCTCACTGTTTTTCGGCGCTGCAGCCAAAATGGACCCCATCCTGGCCGAGGTCGGGAGCGCGAAGCCTGGGGTGCATGTGGAGCTCGATGCATCCCGCCTGATTGCTTTGGATACCACCGGTCTGGACGCCCTCGAACAGTTGCACAAGGCCATTCTGAAACACGGCGGGAGCCTCAGCATGACCGGTCTCAACCCTCAGCCGAAATCTCTGATCGAGCGTTCGGGCTTTGCCGCCCACCTGCATGCCACCCCCGGCAAGGCAGAACGCCCGGCGGACCGGTAA
- the nadB gene encoding L-aspartate oxidase, which translates to MSANHHSFDVLIIGSGLAGLTAALRLAPTHRVAVITKRGISDGSSNWAQGGIAAVLAEGDSYASHVDDTLVAGAGLCDLEATKLTVENAPAAIAWLQELGVPFSTELGELHLTREGGHSHRRIVHATDATGAAVQKTLSERARATPNIVFFENHMLVDLITDAKLGRAHQAGKASTCHGAYVLDVDQDVIETFQAPHTILATGGAGKVYLYTTNPDTATGDGIAAAWRAGCRVGNMEFIQFHPTCLYHPHAKSFLITEAVRGEGGQLKLPARLESHRFMPDHDERAELAPRDVVARAIDFEMKKHGLDCVYLDISDKSPAFLQEHFPNILARCAELGIDITKDPIPVVPAAHYTCGGVVTDLAGRTDLTGLYAVGETTCTGLHGANRLASNSLVECMVFAQAAVKAIQETPAGEAAALPAWDDSRVTDADEMVVISHNWDELRRFMWDYVGIVRTNKRLERAAHRITLLQREIHEFYSQFHVTRDLLELRNLVQVADLIVMSAMLRHESRGLHFSRDYPDLLPVAKPTILVPPAR; encoded by the coding sequence ATGAGTGCCAACCACCATTCTTTTGACGTACTCATCATCGGCAGCGGCCTGGCCGGCCTGACCGCCGCCCTGCGCCTGGCGCCCACACACCGGGTGGCCGTGATCACCAAGCGCGGCATTTCCGACGGCTCCAGCAATTGGGCCCAGGGCGGTATCGCCGCGGTGCTCGCCGAAGGCGACAGCTATGCCTCCCATGTGGACGACACCCTGGTCGCAGGCGCCGGCCTGTGCGACCTGGAAGCCACCAAGCTGACGGTCGAAAATGCACCGGCGGCGATTGCCTGGCTGCAAGAGTTAGGGGTTCCGTTTTCGACCGAACTGGGCGAACTGCATCTCACCCGCGAAGGCGGTCACAGCCACCGCCGCATCGTTCACGCGACCGACGCCACAGGTGCGGCCGTGCAGAAAACCCTGAGCGAACGCGCCCGCGCCACGCCCAACATCGTCTTCTTCGAAAACCACATGCTGGTGGACCTGATCACCGATGCCAAGCTGGGCCGGGCACACCAGGCAGGCAAGGCGTCCACCTGCCATGGCGCCTACGTGCTCGATGTGGACCAGGACGTCATCGAAACCTTCCAGGCCCCCCACACCATCCTGGCCACCGGCGGCGCAGGCAAGGTCTACCTCTACACGACCAACCCCGACACCGCCACCGGCGACGGCATCGCTGCCGCCTGGCGCGCTGGTTGCCGCGTAGGCAACATGGAATTCATCCAGTTCCATCCCACTTGCCTCTACCACCCCCACGCCAAGAGCTTTCTCATCACCGAAGCCGTGCGCGGCGAAGGGGGACAGTTGAAGCTCCCCGCGCGCCTGGAGAGCCACCGTTTCATGCCCGACCACGACGAGCGCGCCGAGCTGGCGCCCCGCGATGTCGTGGCCCGCGCCATCGACTTCGAGATGAAGAAACACGGTCTTGACTGCGTGTATCTCGACATTTCGGACAAGAGTCCCGCATTCCTGCAAGAGCACTTTCCCAACATCCTGGCGCGCTGCGCCGAGTTGGGCATCGACATCACCAAAGACCCCATCCCGGTGGTGCCCGCGGCACACTACACCTGCGGCGGCGTGGTCACCGACCTGGCTGGCCGCACCGACCTGACCGGCCTCTACGCCGTGGGCGAAACCACCTGCACCGGTCTGCATGGCGCCAACCGCCTGGCCAGCAATTCGCTGGTGGAGTGCATGGTGTTCGCCCAAGCCGCCGTCAAAGCCATCCAGGAAACCCCGGCTGGCGAAGCCGCCGCCCTTCCTGCCTGGGACGACAGCCGCGTCACAGATGCCGATGAGATGGTCGTTATTTCCCACAACTGGGACGAACTGCGCCGCTTCATGTGGGACTACGTGGGCATCGTGCGCACCAACAAACGCCTGGAGCGCGCCGCCCACCGCATCACGCTGCTGCAACGCGAAATTCACGAGTTCTATTCGCAGTTCCACGTCACCCGCGACCTGCTGGAACTGCGCAACCTGGTGCAGGTGGCCGACCTCATCGTGATGTCCGCCATGTTGCGCCACGAAAGCCGCGGCCTTCATTTCAGCCGCGACTACCCCGACCTTTTGCCGGTGGCAAAACCCACCATCCTGGTGCCCCCCGCACGCTGA
- a CDS encoding RelA/SpoT family protein, producing MPHSAATDKPSKPIRRPSAVALAKAASAAAASFAALEDKLGYLGASDIELVRQAYRFADEAHLGQMRKSGDPYITHPIAVAAQCAEWKLDAQALMAALMHDAMEDCGVTKEDLVERFGSPVAELVDGLTKLDKLEFDTREQNQAESFRKMLLAMAKDVRVILIKLADRTHNMRTMGDMPRNKWGRISNETLEIYAPIAHRLGLNYTYRELQDLSFRFLHPWRYEVLSKALNKSRGRRKDLFSRVQQEVEARFATQGMRVRILGREKALYSVYSKMDNKHLSFSQVTDIYGFRIVVPELSDCYTGMGVLHQLYKPLPGKFRDYVAIPKVNGYQSLHTTLIGPFGTNIEFQLRTDAMDVVAESGVAAHWLYKASEPSSETSHRLGAQWLQSLLDIQQETHDAGEFWDHIRVDLFPDAVYVFTPKSRILSMPRGATVMDFAYAIHSDIGNRTISAKVNGESVPLRTELANGDVVEVITGDSAEPNPAWLSFVKTGRARSKIRHHLKTLADEKSQQWGQRMLSQSLRSEGIPRLPDEDGPHKATWEKVLRFTGNKSRDELLSDIGMGKRIASMVGKKMAILLIEDGLKPDPLLISKERFAVGHDESLAQGVVTLDGSEGMSVQYGRCCKPIPGDRIVGYLGRGEGLVIHAEDCATGKRLLARDSERFLNVEWSEDTVRPFATDIVVTVTNGKGVLARVASAIAAAEGDITHVNMGEERPETATDIRFSITVRNRVHLADILRSLKRTPSVLKAQRFKPSKT from the coding sequence ATGCCCCACTCTGCTGCCACCGACAAGCCAAGCAAGCCGATCCGGCGACCGTCTGCGGTCGCTCTGGCCAAAGCAGCCAGCGCGGCCGCTGCCAGTTTCGCGGCGCTGGAAGACAAGCTCGGCTATCTCGGCGCGTCGGATATCGAGTTGGTGCGCCAGGCCTACCGCTTTGCGGATGAAGCCCATTTGGGCCAAATGCGGAAAAGCGGTGACCCCTACATCACACACCCTATTGCGGTAGCAGCCCAGTGCGCCGAATGGAAGCTCGACGCCCAGGCCCTGATGGCCGCGTTGATGCACGATGCCATGGAGGACTGCGGCGTCACCAAAGAAGATCTGGTGGAGCGCTTTGGCTCACCCGTGGCCGAACTGGTGGACGGCCTCACCAAGCTCGACAAGCTGGAGTTTGATACCCGCGAGCAGAATCAGGCCGAATCGTTTCGCAAGATGCTCCTGGCCATGGCCAAAGACGTGCGGGTCATCCTCATCAAACTGGCCGACCGTACCCACAACATGCGCACCATGGGCGACATGCCGCGCAACAAGTGGGGACGCATCAGCAACGAAACCCTGGAGATTTACGCACCCATTGCCCATCGCCTCGGTCTCAACTACACCTACCGGGAACTGCAAGACCTCTCCTTTCGTTTCTTGCATCCCTGGCGCTATGAGGTTTTGTCAAAAGCCCTCAACAAGTCACGGGGCCGACGAAAAGACCTGTTCAGCCGCGTGCAGCAGGAAGTTGAAGCCCGCTTCGCGACGCAAGGCATGCGCGTTCGCATCCTGGGGCGGGAGAAAGCGCTTTACTCCGTCTACAGCAAGATGGACAACAAGCACCTGTCGTTTTCGCAGGTCACCGACATCTATGGCTTTCGCATCGTTGTGCCAGAGCTCAGCGACTGCTACACCGGGATGGGCGTTCTGCACCAGCTCTACAAACCCCTGCCTGGCAAGTTCCGCGACTACGTGGCCATCCCCAAGGTCAACGGATACCAGTCGCTGCACACCACACTGATCGGCCCCTTCGGTACCAACATCGAATTCCAGTTGCGCACCGACGCAATGGACGTGGTCGCCGAGTCGGGGGTCGCTGCCCACTGGCTTTACAAGGCCAGCGAACCCAGTAGCGAGACCTCGCACCGCCTTGGCGCCCAATGGCTGCAATCACTGCTGGACATCCAGCAGGAAACCCACGATGCGGGCGAATTCTGGGACCACATCCGGGTCGATCTGTTTCCCGATGCGGTCTACGTGTTCACACCCAAGAGCCGAATCCTGTCGATGCCGCGAGGGGCTACGGTGATGGACTTCGCCTACGCCATCCACAGCGATATTGGCAACCGGACCATTTCCGCAAAGGTCAACGGCGAATCCGTACCATTGCGCACCGAACTGGCCAATGGCGATGTGGTGGAAGTCATCACGGGTGACAGCGCCGAGCCCAATCCAGCCTGGCTGTCCTTTGTGAAAACCGGACGCGCTCGCTCAAAAATTCGCCACCACCTCAAGACACTGGCGGACGAAAAATCCCAGCAATGGGGTCAGCGAATGCTGTCGCAATCGTTGCGATCCGAAGGCATCCCGCGCCTGCCCGACGAAGACGGGCCTCACAAAGCCACCTGGGAAAAAGTCTTGCGGTTTACGGGCAACAAATCGCGCGACGAATTGCTCAGCGACATCGGCATGGGCAAACGCATCGCCAGCATGGTGGGCAAAAAAATGGCCATCCTCCTGATTGAAGATGGACTCAAGCCCGACCCCCTGCTCATCAGCAAAGAGCGCTTTGCGGTCGGCCACGACGAGTCCCTTGCACAGGGCGTCGTCACGCTCGACGGCAGCGAAGGCATGTCGGTGCAATACGGCCGTTGCTGCAAGCCCATTCCTGGCGATCGCATCGTTGGCTATCTCGGGCGCGGTGAAGGCCTGGTGATTCACGCCGAAGACTGCGCCACAGGCAAGCGTCTGCTGGCACGCGACAGCGAGCGGTTCTTGAACGTGGAGTGGTCGGAAGACACTGTGCGCCCATTCGCTACCGATATTGTGGTCACAGTGACCAACGGCAAGGGCGTACTCGCCCGTGTCGCATCGGCCATAGCGGCCGCCGAAGGCGATATCACCCATGTCAACATGGGCGAAGAACGTCCCGAAACGGCAACCGATATCCGCTTTTCGATCACCGTGCGCAACCGGGTTCACCTGGCCGATATCCTGCGCAGCCTCAAACGAACACCCTCGGTGCTCAAAGCCCAACGGTTCAAGCCGTCAAAGACCTGA
- the bamE gene encoding outer membrane protein assembly factor BamE domain-containing protein: protein MSSSPVLSSRFWRLALAAVFAVVAITACDQQNIVELEEGVSTEADVRERFGAPEAVWDGADGDQIYEYNRQPEGYQNYQITIGADGKMSALRQVLNPDNFARVEVGMPMETVRKMLGKPMKITTYELKGETHYDWRYHDGPNTSDSKIFTVVFDRDYHAVSTGSVPDPALLRGQ from the coding sequence ATGTCCTCAAGCCCTGTTCTTTCATCGCGTTTCTGGCGTTTGGCTTTGGCAGCGGTGTTCGCTGTGGTGGCGATCACAGCCTGCGACCAGCAGAATATTGTCGAACTGGAAGAGGGCGTGTCGACAGAGGCCGATGTTCGTGAGCGATTTGGCGCGCCTGAGGCTGTGTGGGACGGGGCCGACGGTGACCAGATTTATGAATACAACCGTCAGCCCGAGGGATACCAGAATTACCAGATCACCATCGGTGCCGACGGCAAGATGAGTGCGTTGCGCCAGGTGTTGAACCCGGACAACTTTGCACGGGTGGAAGTGGGGATGCCTATGGAGACGGTGCGCAAGATGCTGGGCAAACCCATGAAGATCACCACCTATGAGTTGAAAGGTGAAACCCACTACGACTGGCGCTACCACGACGGCCCTAACACAAGCGATTCGAAGATTTTCACAGTGGTTTTCGACCGTGACTACCACGCCGTGTCGACCGGTTCGGTGCCCGATCCGGCATTGCTTCGCGGGCAGTGA
- a CDS encoding segregation and condensation protein A: MTPSDTTELDAAPEGLDSVLPGVVDQVALARLYGEPLFTMPRDLYIPPDALQVFLEAFEGPLDLLLYLIRKQNFNILDIPMAAVTRQYLSYVDEIRQSNLELAAEYLLMAAMLIEIKSRMLLPPKKAAEGEEAEDPRAELVRRLLEYEQMKLAAHRLTEIPVYGRDFLRAQVYVEQSLAPRFPDVSAIDLQSAWRDILKRATLVQHHKISREELSVREHMSIVLRHLQGKRFVEFGDLFDFSRGHQVMVVTFIAMLELAKETLIELTQAEAFAPIYVRLAYTPN; the protein is encoded by the coding sequence ATGACGCCGAGCGACACCACCGAACTCGACGCGGCGCCGGAGGGCCTGGATTCGGTGTTGCCCGGCGTGGTCGATCAGGTGGCCCTGGCCCGCCTGTATGGGGAGCCTCTGTTCACCATGCCGCGGGATTTGTATATCCCGCCCGACGCCCTGCAGGTTTTCCTCGAAGCGTTCGAAGGCCCGCTGGACTTGCTGCTCTACCTGATTCGCAAGCAGAACTTCAATATTCTCGACATCCCCATGGCAGCGGTCACCCGCCAATACTTGAGCTATGTGGACGAGATCCGCCAGAGCAATCTGGAGCTGGCGGCCGAATACCTGCTGATGGCCGCGATGCTGATCGAGATCAAATCGCGCATGCTTCTGCCGCCCAAGAAGGCTGCTGAGGGCGAAGAAGCTGAAGACCCTCGTGCCGAGCTGGTGCGCCGCTTGCTGGAATACGAGCAGATGAAGCTCGCAGCCCATCGCTTGACCGAAATTCCCGTATATGGCCGTGATTTCTTGCGCGCCCAGGTCTATGTGGAGCAATCGCTGGCGCCTCGCTTCCCCGATGTCAGCGCCATCGACCTGCAAAGCGCCTGGCGCGACATTCTGAAGCGCGCCACGTTGGTGCAACACCACAAAATCAGCCGAGAAGAGCTCTCGGTGCGGGAGCACATGAGCATCGTGCTGCGCCATTTGCAAGGCAAACGCTTCGTGGAATTTGGCGATCTGTTCGATTTTTCCCGCGGTCACCAGGTCATGGTGGTCACCTTTATCGCGATGCTCGAGCTCGCCAAAGAAACCTTGATTGAGCTGACACAGGCCGAGGCCTTTGCGCCCATTTACGTGCGCCTGGCCTATACCCCCAACTAG
- a CDS encoding M61 family metallopeptidase has translation MTIAASRTPRQSVQIKTKAKTKTPQPGVLFQVEVKSLESHLFAIKLTVKQPTRRQRVSLPVWIPGSYLVREFAQHLQHMQATQGGKPVPVRQIDKNTWQTETDPTKPLQLSYEVYAFDPSVRTAFLDRTRGFFNATSLCVRVVGQDEAPHAIDISANHLPADWQLATGLKPKKVDPAGFGRYTTENYDELADCPVEMGSFWSGEFVARGVPHRFIVGGAGAWFDSERLLADAQRICEAQIDFWHGPKGKAPFKNYLFMLHASGEGYGGLEHRNSTALICQRTDLPALPPTRSTSGRAGGETLASSEEKPAALKATDGYTTLLGLISHEYFHTWNVKRMRPAEFRRYDYDRENHTELLWFFEGFTSYYDDLFLRRTGLINDTTYLHLVTKTFNQVEQTPGQRVQSVAQASFDAWLKYYRIQENSPNATVSYYTKGALLAICLDLTLRAEGKGTLDDVMRALWTLGEGGPVREADVARVLKLVGKRPFTTELKDWVHGTTTLPVLNLLEQAGAQVQHDKAPLAQQLGLRVTETNGVILKNVLRGGAAEAAGMAAGDEWLAVEFEPSSRAQNAESWRITKLEEVNLLRGQRTTLTAIVARDKRLLRCTLHWPGTTQAIKLGVADASKLATWLN, from the coding sequence ATGACCATTGCAGCATCCCGAACACCCCGCCAAAGTGTCCAGATCAAAACCAAGGCCAAGACCAAAACACCACAGCCGGGTGTGCTGTTCCAGGTCGAAGTCAAAAGCCTTGAGTCACACCTGTTTGCCATCAAGCTGACCGTCAAGCAGCCCACCAGACGGCAACGGGTGAGTCTGCCGGTGTGGATCCCGGGCAGCTATCTGGTGAGAGAGTTTGCGCAACACCTGCAACACATGCAGGCCACACAGGGCGGCAAGCCTGTGCCCGTGCGCCAGATCGACAAGAACACCTGGCAGACCGAAACCGACCCGACCAAGCCACTGCAACTGAGCTACGAGGTGTACGCCTTCGACCCCTCGGTTCGCACCGCTTTTCTCGACCGCACGCGTGGTTTCTTCAATGCCACCAGCCTGTGCGTTCGGGTGGTGGGTCAAGACGAGGCACCGCACGCGATCGACATCAGCGCCAACCACCTGCCCGCCGACTGGCAATTGGCCACGGGTCTGAAGCCCAAAAAGGTCGACCCTGCCGGTTTTGGCCGCTACACCACCGAGAATTACGACGAACTGGCCGACTGCCCCGTCGAAATGGGCAGCTTCTGGAGCGGTGAATTCGTGGCGCGCGGCGTGCCCCACCGCTTCATCGTGGGCGGCGCGGGCGCCTGGTTTGACAGCGAGCGGCTGCTTGCCGATGCACAGCGCATCTGTGAAGCCCAGATCGACTTCTGGCACGGGCCCAAGGGCAAAGCGCCTTTCAAGAACTATCTGTTCATGCTGCACGCCAGCGGCGAAGGTTATGGCGGGCTGGAACACCGCAATTCCACGGCGCTGATTTGCCAACGCACCGATTTGCCCGCGTTGCCGCCCACGCGCTCCACCTCGGGGCGGGCCGGCGGCGAAACGCTTGCATCATCCGAAGAAAAACCCGCTGCGCTCAAGGCCACCGATGGCTACACGACGCTGCTCGGCCTCATCAGCCACGAGTACTTCCACACCTGGAACGTCAAGCGCATGCGACCCGCCGAATTCAGGCGCTACGACTACGACCGGGAAAACCACACCGAACTGCTCTGGTTCTTCGAAGGCTTTACCAGCTACTACGACGATCTCTTCCTGCGCCGGACCGGTCTGATCAACGACACCACCTACCTGCACCTGGTCACCAAAACCTTCAACCAGGTTGAGCAGACGCCGGGGCAGCGGGTGCAAAGCGTGGCCCAGGCCAGCTTCGACGCCTGGCTCAAGTACTACCGCATCCAGGAAAATTCACCCAATGCCACGGTGAGTTACTACACCAAAGGTGCCCTGCTGGCCATCTGCCTGGATCTCACCCTGCGGGCCGAAGGCAAAGGCACACTGGACGACGTGATGCGCGCCTTGTGGACGCTCGGCGAAGGCGGACCTGTTCGCGAGGCTGATGTGGCTAGGGTGCTCAAGCTGGTGGGCAAGCGCCCTTTCACCACCGAGCTGAAAGACTGGGTACACGGCACCACCACCCTGCCTGTCCTGAACCTCCTGGAGCAGGCTGGTGCACAGGTACAACACGACAAAGCGCCATTGGCGCAGCAGTTGGGGCTGCGTGTGACCGAAACCAATGGCGTGATCTTGAAGAACGTGCTGCGCGGTGGCGCCGCCGAAGCCGCTGGCATGGCGGCGGGCGATGAATGGCTGGCGGTCGAATTTGAACCTTCAAGCCGTGCTCAGAATGCCGAGTCGTGGCGCATCACCAAACTCGAAGAGGTCAATCTGCTGCGCGGCCAACGCACCACACTGACGGCGATCGTGGCGCGTGACAAGCGCCTGCTGCGCTGCACACTGCACTGGCCAGGAACGACCCAGGCAATCAAGCTGGGTGTGGCGGATGCCAGCAAGCTGGCGACCTGGTTGAACTAG